The Phragmites australis chromosome 1, lpPhrAust1.1, whole genome shotgun sequence genomic interval CCAGTCGCTGAACCGATGAATGAAATCTCGGAGTGATTTTTCCTCACCCTAGTTTAGCTTATGGAGATCGTTCTCCGTTCCTGTcactcgaatgtgccttggaagttggctatgaactgagccttcaacttgACCAATGATCAGATTGAGTTAGGAGGCAGGTTCAACGACCAGGACATGGCAGGTCCATCGAGTGCGGTCAACAGATAATTAGTCATTACCTTGTTGTCGCTGCTCGCTGCTTGAATTATCGTGGTATAGATCTACAATCACTTGTTAgggttgatcttcccatcatacTTCTAGATTGGACGTGTCTTAaacttctcgggtcatcggatCAACCTAAGCTCGTGTATGAAAGCTTCACAACCTCCATCaaattcttcaggaggaggtgggggagtATTATCACGCGTGTTCCTTCGAGCATGGGAGTCACATTGACCATCTCGTCTTGGAGATCTACGATCGTAATGACGGCGGTCGTTCTCACGGCATTCCTCATGGTGGTTGTCTATCACTGTACGTAGATCATACCGATTGTGAGGAATGTGATTCCTCAGGTCTCtctgtgtaacaccctactttacaactaagcataattatttgaaaataggaaattttagcagcatttcctctataggggcggtataactgaccacaaaaaagatcacaggcagacaatatatgatataatcaacatatatatagaaaccttCCATCcccaagatccatccccaaaatgcacgcaCTACCTCATCACAATATCGATGACTCAACCGATGTTTATAAGTTGTGttttggtggtctgtcgtttgTTTTGTATATGTTGTGGTAAGACGCTGGTAGTGTCATGaaggtttctatatatatgttggttatatcatatattgtctgCCTGTGATCTTTTTTATAGTCAGTTATACCGcccctatagaggaaatgctgccaaaatttcctattttcaaataattatgcttagttgtaaagtagggtgttacactctgGTTCCTGCGTATATGGATATGGCAGTTACAGTTTGGCTCGCAAAGTGATGCTCGGGCTCGATCACATGAGCTTCCTTCCTGGGATCCCTCGACTTGGGGATACTTGCGTCTATGGCTCCTCGAGCCGGCGTTTTGCCAGCTGGGGCGTCTAGAGTTGTTATGATTGTTCGTTCGAGCAGCTTGGATTTGGgccgcatcgagtagggtccTAACCTGGTTAACCATAGGAGTTAAAAGATTCGCTGGATCCAACTCAAGAAGAGATCTCATAATCATATAGGCTCCGTGGACATTAGCATTTGGAGTGCTAAAAACATCGCTGCCCAAACTTGGCTATGGTCGAGACGATGCTGCTCCACGATTGCTATTCTGAGAGAGCTTGTCCCTCGATGTTtgagctggtggtggtggaggtgtgcCCACCGAAAGTCGTCGTTGAATACCAGGAGGTACTTGACCTTCTGCGGTCCGTCAATGGAGAGTTGTGTCAAGGACATGTAAGGCTCCAGCTGCAATTGTCTCTAGTAGCATATTGCTAGGAACGCTAGTACCATGAGAGGTGGCTACCACTGTTGGATCCTTGGGAATTTTCGTACCATTGTTTATCACAGCGTTTGGATCTACCACCATTGGATCAGCAGGTGGGATATCAGCTCCCCTGGCTATGAACATGAGCCGATCTGTTTGGCTACTCTGGATGGCAACGGAGTTGTTGTCACCACCCTCGTCAATGCCGGTGTCCATGCACTAGAGAACAttgggctccttgggatcccactcgagatgtcccacctcgttGTATGGTCTGGACTCGATAGTACCGTGCATATCAGTTTACCTTGATGATCCTAGCGGAAGATCATAGTTACGAATGTGATCTTTGATCTGGCTAGGGGTGATTCGAGGGTGATCGTTATTGACCCGAAGTGGCCGTAGAAGCCGTCGTCAGAGAATCTGGTGCCGATGTGTACTCGAGACATAGCCAATCCTaaaaagcagaagacccctacCTAACGCTTCAATTGTCGAggatttgttcctgacaatgtgtctgAAAAATAATGGGGTTACCTTCTTGAATGAGAGATCGATCATGAAGCGAGAAACACGCGATATATACATGTTTGGGCCTCCAGTTGGAGTAATACCATATCTCCTGTGTGgttgattatgtatatgtattcactcgagtacagggaatgtggctaacctattacaaggagtagatcggatttagtctaacctagggctaaagtcatcGAGTTCCTTTTGTGTTAAGGTTTTGATGCTTGGCTTGAGTAGCCGGAAAAAAAAGAACCCTCTCCGTGGGATTTGTGTCTCTGTTTTATATAAGAGTGATGTACCGCCTCCTATCCATCTGTAATCGATAGAGATATCTTCTTATCGTTCAAGTAGATAATTTTGTTACGGATACTATTCTTCTTGAGTTGGTAAGCAATTAAGAACTTTatagtatacaccttctagatTTTGGAAGTATCAAATAGCACagattcatttttttaatatccaTAGTTATTAAGTATACACACGGTATAACCCGTCTATATAtgatatactatatatatacactctatagttagatattcgataaatTTGAGTTGAACTCACTATTTGCTCAAGAGTGTAATTACCAAGAACACAACACAGGCAGGAAGAACCTGACGGTACATACAGAAAAACAATCGAAAACAATCTTGCATTATTGGCATCGACGCATTAAGATATGAGCTCTTGTCGTTTGGTTCTGCACCAAATTCAATTATTTGCGTGGAGGATGTTGGAAAGGTTCCCGTGTCCAGTGCAGAGAAAGCAGAGGAAGACTGCAACCCTGGTAACCTGCTGTCCATGACACGGTATCGTCTCTCCCGtcctaagagcatctccaactgAGCCCTCTTCCCACCCCCTatcctatatttgagggaaaaaCGATGAAAATCGGTATCCAACCGACCCCCTATCCGGCCCCCTTTCTTTGAGGAGCTCTtaaatctcctccctcaccccctACATCTAAGGGCTCCTCATCCGGCCCCACACCCATGCCGCCGCACCCGCGCACGGCCCCTCCCGCGCCGCCGCACTGCCCCGCACCTGCCCGCTCGCGCTTCCCCACACCCGTTCGCCCGCCCACGCTGTGCCGTCGCCCCCTCACCCGTCCGACCGTGCCGTGGAGGTGTGGAGAGAGGGAACTCGAGGAGAGGGAGGtcggggagagagaaggagcggggagagagagggagctttGGCCGGTGTCGGGAGAGAGGCtctggagagagggagagagagttaccagctattaataaaatagagacGATTCGAATATAGGAGGTCAAATATGAGGGACCGATTAAAACGCGCTGAGAAGTAGGAAATGAAATGTGGATGAGGAGCCCCTAAATAAGAGGAATAGGGGATCAAATATGAGTAGTcggttgaagatgctctaacAAGGTAGATCCATCCCGTGGGGCACGATGAGATTAGAACgaatctattttatttttaaattgtttGGATAGTGAGTGGTAAGATTGAATAATtagaaattaagaaatattttttaaaaattcgaGACGAaattgtttaaaaaaatgatGGAACATAGATATCTATTTTAAACATTATATTGATAGTAGACTGAGTCTATTAAAGTAGACTTGTTCTATATTATTTACcaaataaacatttatatataaatataaatatcttatttttaaatatataaataaaatcaccAAGAAACACTGTCTGCAACTCGGGGTCCTAACGTTGACTTCGATGAAAGCACGTACGTGGGTACAACCTTAGTTGTCACTCGTAACTACAGCGGCGAAAGGTCAGAACAGCCTGGTTCCTACCAATTCAAAGCTAAGGAATAAAAGGAGGCGAGGCCGTGAGGAAAAAAAACATTTCTGCACAAGTGCGGACTGGGTCTCTCCTCTTTGCTTTCAGCGCCCGTGCACCTGCCATTTCATTTCACTTTCGTCAACGGCGGTTTGGAAGTAGCAATCTTCGCACTAACTCCTCACAATAGCATTTTCACTATCATAAAAACTCCTCTTAGTGGCATTTATTCTGCACACGTTATGTGTGCCTACGCGTTTCCTTCTGCTGTTGCTTCTGGCTAGTTCTTCATCGTTCAGCTTTCCTTTGGGCTCACGTCTCAGAAGGAGGCTCTGCGCCTGGGTTTCTTGGAACAGAGCAGCTTACGCCATACGGTCTCAGGAGGAATTCTTGTCCTTCTTGCGACAATTACACTTGAACGGGTGAAGAATTTGGGAGAATTCTGAAGAATCTGGCTTCTAGGTAAGCATATCGGTTTTTCCTATTGCCTGCTGTAACGCAGTTCTTGCCGTGGCCGCTCACGAATTCTTGCCCTGTTGTTGCAGGTGAGCAGCAAATTTGCTGGCGCCATCGTCATGCAGAGCGAGGAGGTGAAGGCGCGGTTCGGGCGGTGCCCATACTGCCGCGCCATGATCTACCAGGACCCCAACGCCGTCATCTACTACTGCAGCAGGTGCCGAACGCCCATCCGAGGTAAACGGCAGAGCACAGCGCCTGGTGCGGCATGCGTTCCGGCCGGCAGACGGCGCTGTTCCTTCCTTGTTGCGAAGTAGCAAATGATGTGATCGACTGATCGGTTCTTCTTCTGCATTGAGGCAGGCAAGAACCCGCGGCCAACCGACGAGACCGAGTACGCCCTCGCGCAGCTCGAGATCCTCTCCGCCGACACAGCGTCGGTGTTCTCCGACGAGGTTGAACAGTCGAATCCAAAGCCAGCTTGGGTCGTCGAGGACGACGACGGGCAGCCTCCGGTACCGAGCAGGTCAACTCCATACGGTAATTTCAAGCCGAGCAGCTTCCAGGGTACCGGAGCCACTTCGTCCTCGCCGTACAGAGAGTTTGGTTCGGTCAGAACCGGTCCAAGAAGCAACCGGGATGAACAAACGGAAGCGGAAAGAACCAGCTCGCCGCTTCACAGTCGCGTGGCCGAACTACGGCCTTCGTCGCGGAGAACCAGGCGATCGATGAGCGGTGACGTGGACGTTCCAAACGATGGAGGATCAGGCACCGATTCAGAGTGCGACGTGCCAGCGTCGGCAGCTTCTTACCGGCGCCGGGCGTCGCCTCTGAGCTCACAAGAGCTCGAAGCGGCGACGGTGTTGTCAGGATTCGAGCTGCCCAACATTGCGAGGTCGCCACTGACTGACCCGGCGTTTCAGCAGCGCCTCCTGCAGGCACTGGACAACCTCCGGAGGGTCATCGCCGCCGTCGACCAGCCGCGCAGTATGGACGGGCACCGGCATGCCGGCATGTCTGGGATGAGCGCAGCGTGCAGCGACGACAGCTGCGACACGAGTACAGTAACACGGCGCAGCTCCCGCCTTATGCGCCGTCTGGAGTCGCAGCTCGCGCAGGCATTGCCCGGAGAGCGCCCGCGCCGGGACGCGAGCACCTCGTCCTCTTCTTCGTCGTCGGCATCGAACAGCCGACGCGGCGGGCTCAGGGCACGGACGCACCACTGCCGCCCGGTGCTGGGGGGCACGCCGTTCGTGATCTGCGACAAGTGCTCGGAGATACTGCAGCTGCCGACCGCCCTGCTCTTGGGCAGAGTCGCAAGGCTGCAGTGTGGCGGCTGCAGCGAAGCGCTCGCGCTGACGCTGCCGGCGAGCGGCTCGTCTGGCCGACCGAAGAAGATTTTTTCCGCGCCGCAGCCTGCCGTCTGCGGCGCAGAGGACACCGAGAACTATGCGCTTGCGAGGGGCCGCCTGAGCGGCGAGCAGCCGGGGCCGCTTCACCGCGTGCTGGGGTACAGCTCCGTCAGTTCAGTCCTACGAAGCCGGCGGTACGGCGAGTACAGCTGACCTGAGCGTTTTTCTCAGTTTCTTTTGTCTTTCTTACGCCGCTGGAAGATTCAATTAGCTTTGGTTCGTGAAAATTCTTGAACGATTCTTGATTCTATTGCGTGATTCAGAAAATTGGGTGTAATTTGTAATGTTTCCGATCCATTTTTTTGGAATTCAAAACGTACAGCTTTTTAATAATGTATTTTTCATTCTCTTAAACATCGAATTAAACTCCACGCTGCACCGCTTGTGTGGGCTCTGATCAATTTCTTTGAGTTTCATCCCTATGAATGCACTCTCCAGAGGATATACTTAGCGCGTTAGCTACGATACTATGGGTCAAGTCGCACATGTTTTTTTATCCAAAATACTTACATAGTTAATTTGTTTCGTCTTCGAATTGTTACAAtctgaaattaaaataaataaatagttttttacTATAGTTTTTTCCGATTCGTTTATTACATCGTGGGAATATAAGAAGCTGATTTctctaaattattttaattataaaaatctattttactGAATTATacatcaaatttttttaaatctataaTTAAATTTTTCACAATTTATCTTTTTACCGTCTAATTTTTTAGATTCCACAATTAACATCAACTTTTTAAAATCCTaactaaaacaaacaggcccAACAGAAGAACCGTTAAGTGTCATTGCCTGGCAGAACGGGCCCGCATGCCAGCGAGTGGCGCATTTGGTCACACACCTCATTACCTTCTCCCACATGACAAGGCCATGGCCACCGAGCCTTCCATCTCCGCCGCCGCATTCGCCGTCAACGCGAATTCCACCGAGCCATGGAGCGCGCGGGTGCGCACCCTGACGCGCCTCGGGCGGCACCGCGAGGCACTGGCCCTCTTACGCCATGGCGACCCCTCGCCTCCACCGCACGCCCTGGCGCTCCCAGCCGCTGCCATCTCCTGCGCCACGCTGTCCCTCCCCTCCGGCGTCGCCCAGATACACGCGCTCGGTGCCAAGCGCGGCCTGCtccccgccgccgacgcctaCCTAGTCTCCGCGCTGCTCGCCTCCTACTCTCGCCTCGGCCTCCTCCCGCTCGCCCACAAGCTTCTCGACGAAATGCCTCTTGCGTCCACGCCCCACACCACGCTCCGCACTGCGTTCAACTCCGCCATCTCCGGCTGCGCGCTCCATGCCCTCCCGGCCGCCTGCTTCGCCGTCTTCCGCCGCATGCGCGCCGCCTCGGTCCGCTTCGACGCCGTCACTCTCCTCGCGCTTGTCCCCGCCGCGCCCCTGAACGTGGTGCCACAGATCCACGCACTCGCGGCCCGGGCTGGGCTCGCCGCCGAAACATCCGTGGCCAACTGCCTCATATCCACGTACGCGCGCGGCGGGGCGGCTGGCGCCGCCCTCGCCCGGCGGGTTTTCGACGAGATGCCGCTGGCATCCCGCGACCTCGTGTCGTGGAATGCTGTGCTCTCAGCCCACGCGCAGAACGGCCTGGCTGTTGACGCCCTCGAGCTCTACCGCTGCATGCGTGGCCCGAGCGGCGGCGGGGTGGAACCGGACGCCGTGACGCTCGTCGGCGTGCTCTCCTCCTGCGCGCACCTGGGCGCGCGCGGTGTGGGCTTCGACGTCGAGCACTACGTGCGCAACAGACTCCCGGGCTTCCGCACCAACGTGCAACTGTGCAACGCACTCATCAACTTCCAAGCGCGCTGCGGCAGCCTGCCCCAGGCGCAGCAactgttcgacgaaatgcccaGGAAGAGCATCGTGTCGTGGACGGTGCTGATCACCGGGTACGGCATGCACGGGCACGGCGATGTCGCCATCAGCCTCTTTGAAAGGATGGTGTCCGAAGGTATCCGGCCAGATAACGTCGCAATGGTCGGCCTCCTTTCGGCGTGCAGCCACGCCGGGATGTATGACGAGGGGCGCAAGTACTTCTTATCAATGGAGAGCGCCTACAGACTGCGACCTACGCTGGAACACTACACCTGCATGGTGGATCTCCTCGGACGCGCCGGCCGCTTCGAGGAGGCGCGTGAGCTCATCTCGTCGATGTCCATGCCAGCTGACGGTGCGGTCTGGGGTGCGCTTCTTGGAGCGTGCAAGATACACAAGAATGCGGAGGTAGGGGAGGAGGCCTTTAAGCACGTCGTCGAGCTGGAGCCGAGCAACGTGGGGTACTACGTGCTCATGTCGAACATATACACCGACACGGGGCAGCTGGACGGCGTGGCGAGGGTGCGGGCGATGATGAGGGACCGCGGGCTCAAGAAGGAGCCCGGATGCAGCTACGTCGAGCACAAGGGAAGGGTTCACCTGTTCATGGCCGACGACCACTCGCACCCGCAGGCAAAGAGGATCTACGAGCTCGTGATCAGGCTGGAGCAGATGATGAAGAAGTCGGGAGTGAGGGAGAGCAGGGCGGTCGTGGAACGCGCGGAGAAGGCTGCCGCGCAGCGGCTGTTTGGGTTTCACAGCGAGAAGTTGGCCGCGGCGTTTGGGTTACTGAACACCGAGGCCGGCAGCGAGATCGTGGTGATCAAGAACCTCAGGGTGTGCGGGGACTGCCACTCGTTCTTGAAGTCGGTTTCGGCAATTGCCAACCGCGCGTTCCTGGTCAGGGACGCCAGCCGCTTCCATCGCTTCGAGCGTGGAGTGTGCTCCTGCAAAGATTACTGGTGAAGGATCTGGTGCTCGCCGTGAGAAAACACTGTCGCTGTTGCATCGCACCATAAACAAGTGCGTGTACTTGCTGAGGTTTTGATGGGTGACGAGGAGCAGAGGCGCTTCTTCAGGGAACGGGAACACGACTGACTGCAAAAACAAATCCGCGGATACAGAAGATGGGCGCGACTGACTGCAAAAAGAATCCGCGGATACAGAAGATGGGCATAGACTTCAAACCGTGAGGTCGTCGCTGCTGCTTGCTAACGTCCGATGTCACGAAGTTTAAAGCTGATGAAGACGTGCGCAACACTAGATCAGGAAGTGATTGATAATCGTGGCACCGTGACGAGCGAACCGATCTACCAAAGTACGTCCCAGAAAGGCAAAGTTTTGTACCAAGGTGACTGTTATTTTCGCACGAAGGCCCGTCCATCCAATGATCCAAAGTGTTCAGACAAGCCTCTACATCATCCTACAAACTTCAGGACCATTCCTTAAGTTGAGATTCGTGCAGTTTGCAAAGCATGCATACTTGGTGTGGATTTTATGGGGCAGGTGAGACTTGAAATCGTATATTGTAGTGTAACAGTACCACAGGATCATGCAGCCTGCAGCACGGCAATGGCCACCTTCAAACTGCACGGAAATGCCGCCTTCAAAAAGTTGTACTAAAGTGGTAACAACGCTTAAATCATAGCTGCACGGAAAGGCCCCCTTCAAAAAGTCCGCAACTATTCATGTCCGGACATTCTTCCTAAAGAATTTGTGTTCCAAATGTTGTACTCAAGTATTTGTTCATCTCATATAAGCATGTGTTTAATCCCAATACAAAGCGAAATGTCTAAATAACAATCAAGCCAAAAAATAAGGCAAGACCAATATATTAACAATATAGTTTCAAGATGTCTGTAGCTGTGATTTACAAAAATCTTCTGAAGCTATCGTAATACACAATTGTAAAATAATACTATTCCATTCCTCAAAATCATGTCCATATAAATGCTTTGACTAGTTTACAAAGAATGATCTCCTGGACAGAAACTCAGAAGCAAGGGAAAAGGCAAAAGGGTAACTTTGCATTCTTGTACAGCACCTGACATCATGACACCTCACATCCCGGTTGAGGATGTCCTTCCTATTCTTTGAGCACCAAGTTTTGGTTGTGCCGGCTTTGTTCCTCGACCCCTACCCGATGAAGCTAAAGGTCTAGCTTTGGTTGCTGGTGGAGGCGCCGCAATCGCACCCCATAAGTCGTCACTGTTCGCTGCTGCTGGCTTCGATGGCTTCCCAGATGATTTTGGTGGAGGTGCAGCTATTGAACCCCATATGTCATCGTCATCATTGTGCGATGCTGCCGGTTTGATGTCTGTAGACTTTGATGCACTTTTCGGTGGTGTAGCAGCTATAGGACCCCATAGAGGATCATCATCTGATTTTGGCGCTTTTAGTTGATTTGATTTTGATGAGTTCGCAACTACATTTGACaaaatcagaaagagaaaaCAATGAAAATAAATGGCTATCTTTTTAATCAATTAGCCCAGGACCATCACAAAGAAGCATAGAGTAGAAAATGTCATCCGATGTGAGGCTGAGATGTGGTCAAGGGCTAAACATCATTGACACGGTGGACAGTAATCTCCAATTTGATGATCTTTGCAGTGGTTACTGAGCaatactattatttttaatgaaagcTGACCAAGAGACTGTTTTAGGTAAAACAATACACTAGACAAAAGCGAACTTACCAGCTTGTTTTGGTTGCACCACTGGACGTTTCTGAGCAGCCTGTATGTTGGAAAGACGAGATGGTGATGGCTTATCATCAAACGGATCTACATCATCCCATCCTTCTTTATCACTACCATTTTCTTCATGGATATTACCATCCTCAAGCTCACCCCATCCATCTACTGAGGACCTTGCTGATGCTGGTGCAGCTTGATCAAGGGAG includes:
- the LOC133923288 gene encoding uncharacterized protein LOC133923288; translation: MQSEEVKARFGRCPYCRAMIYQDPNAVIYYCSRCRTPIRGKNPRPTDETEYALAQLEILSADTASVFSDEVEQSNPKPAWVVEDDDGQPPVPSRSTPYGNFKPSSFQGTGATSSSPYREFGSVRTGPRSNRDEQTEAERTSSPLHSRVAELRPSSRRTRRSMSGDVDVPNDGGSGTDSECDVPASAASYRRRASPLSSQELEAATVLSGFELPNIARSPLTDPAFQQRLLQALDNLRRVIAAVDQPRSMDGHRHAGMSGMSAACSDDSCDTSTVTRRSSRLMRRLESQLAQALPGERPRRDASTSSSSSSSASNSRRGGLRARTHHCRPVLGGTPFVICDKCSEILQLPTALLLGRVARLQCGGCSEALALTLPASGSSGRPKKIFSAPQPAVCGAEDTENYALARGRLSGEQPGPLHRVLGYSSVSSVLRSRRYGEYS
- the LOC133923320 gene encoding putative pentatricopeptide repeat-containing protein At3g11460, mitochondrial; translation: MPASGAFGHTPHYLLPHDKAMATEPSISAAAFAVNANSTEPWSARVRTLTRLGRHREALALLRHGDPSPPPHALALPAAAISCATLSLPSGVAQIHALGAKRGLLPAADAYLVSALLASYSRLGLLPLAHKLLDEMPLASTPHTTLRTAFNSAISGCALHALPAACFAVFRRMRAASVRFDAVTLLALVPAAPLNVVPQIHALAARAGLAAETSVANCLISTYARGGAAGAALARRVFDEMPLASRDLVSWNAVLSAHAQNGLAVDALELYRCMRGPSGGGVEPDAVTLVGVLSSCAHLGARGVGFDVEHYVRNRLPGFRTNVQLCNALINFQARCGSLPQAQQLFDEMPRKSIVSWTVLITGYGMHGHGDVAISLFERMVSEGIRPDNVAMVGLLSACSHAGMYDEGRKYFLSMESAYRLRPTLEHYTCMVDLLGRAGRFEEARELISSMSMPADGAVWGALLGACKIHKNAEVGEEAFKHVVELEPSNVGYYVLMSNIYTDTGQLDGVARVRAMMRDRGLKKEPGCSYVEHKGRVHLFMADDHSHPQAKRIYELVIRLEQMMKKSGVRESRAVVERAEKAAAQRLFGFHSEKLAAAFGLLNTEAGSEIVVIKNLRVCGDCHSFLKSVSAIANRAFLVRDASRFHRFERGVCSCKDYW